A genome region from Bacillaceae bacterium IKA-2 includes the following:
- a CDS encoding YigZ family protein, whose protein sequence is MLSAYFTVKGYGEHEIVIQKSRFIAYIDRVTTEAAAQAFIEKIKKKHRDASHNCSAYMIGETNHIQKANDDGEPSGTAGVPMLEVLKKRELKDTVVVITRYFGGIKLGAGGLIRAYGSATSEGLNATGIVERKLMQIFEVTVDYTWLGKLENEIRSSPYLIKQINYLEQVVLEIYATSGEEELFISWMNNLTNGQAEILAGEQDYLEENLK, encoded by the coding sequence ATGCTTTCGGCTTATTTTACGGTTAAGGGATATGGGGAGCATGAGATTGTGATTCAGAAGTCGCGGTTCATTGCTTATATAGATCGGGTTACAACAGAAGCGGCGGCACAGGCTTTCATTGAAAAGATTAAGAAAAAGCATCGCGATGCATCTCACAACTGCTCTGCCTATATGATTGGTGAAACGAATCATATTCAAAAGGCAAACGATGATGGTGAACCGAGTGGAACGGCTGGGGTACCAATGCTTGAAGTGTTGAAAAAACGGGAATTGAAGGATACTGTCGTTGTTATCACTCGCTATTTTGGTGGCATTAAATTGGGGGCTGGAGGCTTAATACGCGCATACGGTAGCGCGACTTCCGAAGGACTCAATGCGACGGGAATTGTCGAGCGGAAACTGATGCAAATTTTCGAGGTGACGGTTGATTATACGTGGCTTGGTAAGCTTGAAAATGAAATTCGTTCGTCACCTTATCTCATTAAACAAATTAATTATTTGGAACAAGTAGTACTTGAGATTTATGCGACTAGTGGTGAAGAAGAGCTTTTTATTTCCTGGATGAACAATTTGACGAATGGGCAAGCTGAGATTTTAGCTGGTGAGCAGGATTATTTAGAGGAAAATTTAAAATGA
- a CDS encoding histidine kinase produces MSNKTMLDEILKKMLDTVSQSKEQVFEITEQSRSEHAELQKELEQVQMKVASLIESSDKTEHHAKFARNRLAEVSKKFEKYTDEEVRNAYEQASGYQMKLALYRQEEQQLRDRRDNIERRLTGIKDTIKRAEALVGQISVVLNYLTSDLQQVSDLIKDAKEMQEFGLKIIEAQEEERKRVSREIHDGPAQMMANVLLRSELVERIYRENGIEDALKEIRDLRVMVKNSLAEVRRIIYDLRPMALDDLGLIPTLAKYLKNFQEHSGMVISFRNLGKVERLPSALEIAIFRLVQEAVQNAYKHAKPKEVQVKIEIKATKVTVIIKDDGEGFDQNDKKEGTFGLLGMKERVNMLKGGLMINSKINEGTLIMLIIPIHI; encoded by the coding sequence ATGTCGAATAAGACGATGTTAGATGAAATTCTCAAGAAAATGCTCGATACAGTTAGTCAAAGTAAAGAGCAAGTCTTTGAAATAACTGAACAATCCAGAAGCGAACATGCTGAGTTGCAGAAGGAGTTAGAACAAGTTCAAATGAAGGTGGCCTCCTTGATTGAAAGTTCTGATAAAACGGAGCATCACGCAAAATTTGCGCGCAATCGTTTAGCAGAGGTCAGTAAAAAATTTGAAAAATATACTGATGAAGAGGTTCGCAATGCTTATGAACAGGCTAGCGGTTATCAAATGAAGCTAGCTCTATATCGCCAGGAGGAACAACAGCTTCGCGACCGTCGTGACAATATTGAGCGGCGTCTTACTGGAATTAAAGACACGATAAAAAGAGCAGAAGCACTTGTTGGCCAAATCTCAGTTGTCTTAAATTACTTAACTAGTGATCTTCAACAAGTAAGCGATTTAATCAAGGATGCTAAAGAGATGCAAGAGTTTGGACTCAAAATTATCGAAGCTCAAGAAGAAGAGCGAAAGCGTGTTTCAAGAGAAATTCATGATGGCCCGGCCCAAATGATGGCCAATGTCTTACTTCGCTCCGAGCTCGTCGAAAGAATTTATCGGGAAAATGGAATCGAAGATGCCTTAAAGGAAATTCGTGATTTAAGAGTGATGGTAAAAAATTCATTAGCAGAAGTAAGAAGGATTATTTATGACCTTCGTCCAATGGCTCTAGACGACCTTGGTTTAATACCGACATTAGCAAAGTATTTAAAAAACTTCCAAGAGCATTCTGGGATGGTCATTTCTTTTCGGAATTTAGGTAAAGTCGAACGACTTCCGTCAGCGTTAGAAATCGCAATTTTCCGCTTAGTTCAAGAGGCTGTGCAAAATGCGTATAAACATGCCAAACCGAAAGAAGTACAAGTGAAAATTGAAATAAAAGCAACAAAAGTAACTGTTATCATTAAAGATGATGGTGAAGGATTTGATCAGAATGATAAAAAAGAAGGTACTTTTGGACTGCTAGGAATGAAAGAACGCGTCAATATGTTAAAAGGTGGCTTAATGATCAATTCAAAAATAAACGAAGGTACATTAATTATGTTAATTATTCCAATACATATTTAA